The Humulus lupulus chromosome 4, drHumLupu1.1, whole genome shotgun sequence genome has a window encoding:
- the LOC133829230 gene encoding actin-related protein 8-like: protein MNVPAVCAINQATLALYAARRTSGIVVNIGFQVTSVVPILHGKVMRKVGVEVVGLGALKLTGFLKELMQLNNISFESLYTVRTLKENLCYVAYDYEAELLKDTRASSDAAGEGQFTLSKERFQTGEILFQPRMAGV, encoded by the exons ATGAATGTTCCTGCTGTTTGTGCAATTAATCAG GCAACTTTAGCTTTGTATGCTGCTAGAAGAACTTCAGGAATTGTTGTAAATATTGGGTTTCAAGTCACATCAGTTGTTCCAA TTTTACATGGTAAAGTAATGCGCAAAGTGGGTGTGGAGGTTGTGGGACTGGGAGCACTAAAACTTACCGGGTTTCTTAAGGAGTTGATGCAGCTGAACAATATTAGTTTTGAATCGCTGTACACCGTTCGCACTTTGAAAGAG AATCTCTGTTATGTTGCCTATGATTATGAGGCTGAGCTACTCAAAGATACACGAGCATCATCTGACGCAGCAGGAGAAGGTCAGTTCACTCTTTCAAAAGAGCGGTTTCAAACAGGAGAAATCTTATTCCAGCCACGAATGGCAGGAGTGTAA